One stretch of Streptomyces sp. NBC_00443 DNA includes these proteins:
- a CDS encoding electron transfer flavoprotein subunit beta/FixA family protein — protein sequence MKIVVCVKHVPDAAADRAFTEDCTTDRASVDSLLSELDEYAVEQALRIAESGDADAEICYLTVGPDDARDALRKALAMGGDSAIHVSDDDIEGSDAFGTSLVLARAIERHGFDLVLCGMASTDGTMGVVPAMLAERLRVPAVTHLEELTVEDGAVSGRREGDGASVRVQGALPAVVSVTDRSGDARYPSFKGIMAAKKKPVETLDLADLGIDPAQVGFSGARSAVGATARRPPRTQGEIVVDDGAGGAALAAFLTAKKFI from the coding sequence GTGAAGATCGTTGTCTGTGTGAAGCACGTGCCCGACGCCGCGGCCGACCGCGCCTTCACCGAGGACTGCACCACCGACCGCGCCTCGGTCGACTCGCTGCTGTCCGAGCTCGACGAGTACGCGGTGGAGCAGGCCCTGAGGATCGCCGAATCGGGCGATGCCGACGCCGAGATCTGCTATCTCACCGTCGGTCCCGACGACGCCAGGGACGCGCTGCGCAAGGCGCTCGCCATGGGCGGCGACTCGGCAATCCATGTGAGCGACGACGACATCGAGGGCAGCGATGCCTTCGGCACGTCCCTCGTGCTGGCCCGGGCCATCGAGCGGCACGGGTTCGATCTCGTGCTGTGCGGGATGGCCTCGACGGACGGCACCATGGGCGTCGTACCGGCGATGCTGGCAGAGCGGCTCCGCGTGCCGGCGGTCACCCATCTCGAGGAGCTGACGGTCGAGGACGGCGCGGTGAGCGGGCGCCGGGAGGGCGACGGGGCGAGCGTGCGCGTCCAGGGCGCGCTGCCGGCCGTGGTGTCGGTGACCGACCGCTCGGGCGATGCCCGCTACCCCTCCTTCAAGGGGATCATGGCCGCGAAGAAGAAGCCGGTCGAGACCCTGGACCTCGCGGACCTCGGCATCGACCCCGCGCAGGTCGGGTTCAGCGGCGCCCGGTCGGCCGTCGGCGCCACAGCCAGGCGTCCGCCCCGCACCCAGGGCGAGATCGTCGTCGACGACGGCGCGGGCGGCGCCGCACTGGCCGCATTCCTCACCGCCAAGAAGTTCATCTGA
- a CDS encoding DoxX family protein → MRGQDAAALALRATLGPMLFAHGWNKVAGPGGLKGTTGWFEALGLRPAAVHARMAAGTEMAAGVGVALGLANPLPAAATVGLMAVAARTDHRGKGFFVFKGGWEYVGVVGGAAVALAALGNGRYSVDGLLGRARSGPGPALLAAGLGVVSAAGLLAVCCRPAGTDDQHKDSD, encoded by the coding sequence GTGAGGGGCCAGGACGCGGCCGCCCTGGCGCTGCGCGCGACGCTCGGCCCGATGCTCTTCGCCCACGGCTGGAACAAGGTCGCGGGGCCGGGCGGCCTGAAGGGAACGACTGGCTGGTTCGAGGCACTCGGTCTGCGACCCGCCGCGGTGCACGCCCGGATGGCCGCCGGGACCGAGATGGCGGCCGGGGTGGGCGTGGCCCTGGGCCTGGCGAATCCGCTTCCCGCTGCGGCCACCGTCGGTCTGATGGCCGTCGCGGCCCGCACGGACCACCGCGGGAAGGGCTTCTTCGTGTTCAAGGGCGGCTGGGAGTACGTCGGTGTGGTGGGCGGTGCGGCCGTGGCCCTGGCCGCGCTGGGCAACGGCCGGTACTCGGTGGACGGGCTGCTCGGCCGCGCGCGCTCCGGTCCGGGGCCCGCGCTGCTGGCCGCCGGGCTGGGCGTGGTGAGCGCGGCGGGCCTGCTCGCGGTCTGCTGCCGGCCCGCCGGGACAGACGATCAGCACAAGGACTCGGACTAG
- a CDS encoding SDR family NAD(P)-dependent oxidoreductase, whose product MGILDDKVAIVTGGGRGLGRAHCLALAEAGATVVVNDLGAGVHGERTGDSPADDVVAEITKLGGRAVANHASVSDWAATEAMVADTVAEFGRLDVIVNNAGIVRDRMLFSMTEAEFDAVISVHLKGTFALTRHACAYWREASKRGERVAGRVINTTSGTGLFGNQGQSNYGAAKAGIAGLTVLTALEMRKYGVTANAISPIAATRMTDGLSVGGSLQAVGDFDPRDPANASGVVVYLASDSAAWLTGQVLRIEGNRLNRLEGWTVSGVYPSRSGEALTPGELIEAVPQLYGVAPAGRATGAGQ is encoded by the coding sequence GTGGGCATCCTCGACGACAAGGTCGCCATCGTGACAGGCGGCGGCAGGGGGCTCGGCCGGGCGCACTGTCTGGCCCTGGCCGAAGCCGGCGCGACCGTGGTCGTGAACGATCTCGGCGCGGGCGTGCATGGTGAGCGGACCGGGGACTCCCCCGCCGACGACGTGGTCGCGGAGATCACCAAGCTCGGCGGGCGGGCGGTCGCCAACCATGCGTCGGTCAGCGACTGGGCGGCCACGGAGGCGATGGTGGCGGACACCGTCGCGGAGTTCGGCCGACTGGACGTCATCGTCAACAACGCGGGCATCGTGCGCGACCGCATGCTGTTCTCGATGACCGAGGCCGAGTTCGACGCCGTGATCTCGGTGCATCTGAAGGGCACCTTCGCCCTGACCCGGCACGCGTGCGCGTACTGGCGCGAGGCGTCGAAACGGGGCGAGCGCGTGGCCGGCCGTGTCATCAACACGACGTCCGGGACGGGCCTGTTCGGCAACCAGGGCCAGTCCAACTACGGCGCCGCGAAGGCGGGAATCGCCGGGCTCACCGTCCTCACCGCCCTGGAGATGCGCAAGTACGGCGTCACCGCGAACGCCATCTCGCCGATCGCGGCCACGCGGATGACGGACGGGCTGTCCGTCGGCGGATCCCTCCAGGCCGTCGGCGACTTCGACCCGCGCGATCCCGCCAACGCCTCCGGCGTCGTCGTCTACCTGGCCTCCGACAGCGCAGCCTGGCTCACCGGCCAGGTGCTGCGCATCGAGGGCAACCGGTTGAACCGGCTGGAGGGCTGGACGGTCAGCGGGGTCTACCCCAGCCGGTCCGGCGAGGCGCTCACACCGGGCGAACTCATCGAGGCCGTACCGCAGTTGTACGGCGTCGCACCCGCGGGCCGCGCCACCGGGGCGGGCCAGTGA
- a CDS encoding NAD(P)-dependent alcohol dehydrogenase: MKAIVQDAYGTVEALELRDIGRPEPRDDEVLLRVHAAGVDPSVWHLMTGLPYLARLGFGLRRPKSSVRGWDGAGRVEAVGAKVAEFKPGDEVFGTCDGSFAEYACPKADKLALKPTGLSFEEAAVLPSSGMTALQALRGTARPQAGRKVLVIGASGGVGTYTVQLAVSHGADVTGVCGPRSADHVRSLGVTDVVDYTREEITDRPHRYDVIVDTAGNRPLSLLRRALAPRGTLVIVGGEGGGRVLGGMGRNLRAVALSPFLRQNLRFILAFPRREDLLTLKELAENGTLVPVIDHAYPLEEAPEAIRHLEKGHPRGKLVITV, translated from the coding sequence GTGAAGGCCATCGTCCAGGACGCGTACGGCACCGTCGAGGCCCTGGAGCTGCGGGACATCGGACGCCCCGAACCACGCGACGACGAGGTCCTGCTGCGGGTGCACGCGGCAGGCGTCGACCCGAGTGTCTGGCATCTGATGACCGGCCTGCCCTACCTCGCCCGGCTCGGCTTCGGCCTCCGCAGGCCGAAGAGCTCCGTGCGGGGCTGGGACGGTGCCGGGCGTGTCGAGGCGGTCGGCGCGAAGGTGGCCGAATTCAAGCCCGGCGACGAGGTCTTCGGCACCTGTGACGGGTCGTTCGCCGAGTACGCCTGCCCCAAGGCGGACAAGCTCGCGCTCAAGCCCACCGGTCTCTCCTTCGAAGAGGCCGCCGTGCTCCCCTCCTCCGGCATGACCGCCCTGCAGGCCCTGCGCGGCACGGCACGCCCGCAGGCCGGCCGGAAGGTCCTCGTCATCGGAGCGTCGGGGGGTGTGGGGACGTACACCGTGCAACTCGCCGTCTCGCACGGAGCCGATGTCACCGGTGTCTGCGGGCCCAGGAGTGCGGACCATGTCCGTTCCCTGGGCGTGACCGACGTCGTCGACTACACCCGCGAGGAGATCACCGACCGTCCTCACCGCTACGACGTCATCGTGGACACGGCGGGCAACCGCCCCCTGTCCCTGCTGCGCCGTGCACTCGCCCCTCGGGGCACGCTCGTCATCGTCGGCGGCGAGGGCGGGGGACGGGTGCTCGGCGGCATGGGCCGCAATCTCAGGGCCGTCGCCCTCTCCCCGTTCCTCCGCCAGAACCTTCGTTTCATCCTCGCGTTCCCCCGGCGTGAGGACCTGCTGACCCTCAAGGAACTCGCCGAGAACGGCACCCTCGTCCCCGTCATCGACCACGCCTACCCGCTCGAAGAGGCCCCCGAGGCCATACGCCACCTGGAGAAGGGCCACCCGCGCGGCAAGCTGGTCATCACCGTCTGA
- a CDS encoding acyl-CoA dehydrogenase family protein, with protein MDYDTQDFAAEARRFLDAHAERAPDRTAVTWGEGDDSMAYFSSLPPEQETEQVRRAREWQRVRHENGFGWITGPHEYGGRGLTPVHDLLYDAVESEYEVPDTGVLSVVGLGMIGPTILAHAQPHIKERWLPAMYRGDAVACQLFSEPGAGSDLASVATRAVRAGDDWVLNGQKVWTSVAQHSQIGLALTRTNPNAPKHKGITAFLVPMDAPGVEVRPLRQMTGGADFNEVFLTDVRVPDDHRLGEVDGGWTVALTTLMNERNTVGSEGAGPVAAALSPDHLSALMRATWTWDDRALRGRLAELLVDAMATGYLNARAQRTLRAGAAPGPERSVAKLMYGQNLTCAAHFVSECLGPRIIADTGQWGTYAWSELLLATPALRILGGTEEIMKNILAERVLGLPKEARA; from the coding sequence ATGGATTACGACACCCAGGACTTCGCCGCCGAGGCGCGCCGCTTCCTCGACGCGCACGCCGAGAGGGCCCCCGACCGTACCGCCGTCACCTGGGGCGAGGGCGACGATTCGATGGCGTACTTCAGCAGCCTCCCGCCCGAGCAGGAGACGGAACAGGTGCGGCGGGCCCGCGAGTGGCAACGCGTCCGCCACGAGAACGGCTTCGGCTGGATCACCGGCCCGCACGAGTACGGCGGCCGGGGCCTGACCCCCGTCCACGATCTGCTCTACGACGCCGTCGAGTCCGAGTACGAGGTCCCCGACACCGGCGTCCTCAGCGTCGTCGGCCTCGGCATGATCGGGCCGACGATCCTCGCCCACGCACAGCCCCACATCAAGGAACGCTGGCTGCCCGCGATGTACCGCGGGGACGCCGTCGCCTGCCAGCTGTTCAGCGAGCCCGGGGCCGGATCCGACCTGGCGAGCGTGGCCACCAGGGCCGTGCGTGCGGGCGACGACTGGGTGCTGAACGGGCAGAAGGTGTGGACGTCGGTCGCCCAGCACAGCCAGATCGGCCTGGCGTTGACCCGCACGAACCCGAACGCGCCGAAGCACAAGGGCATCACGGCCTTCCTGGTCCCCATGGACGCCCCCGGCGTCGAGGTCCGGCCGCTGCGGCAGATGACCGGCGGCGCGGACTTCAACGAGGTCTTCCTCACCGACGTCCGCGTCCCCGACGACCACCGCCTCGGCGAGGTCGACGGCGGCTGGACGGTCGCCCTGACCACCCTGATGAACGAGCGCAACACGGTCGGCAGCGAGGGCGCTGGCCCGGTGGCCGCCGCCCTGTCCCCGGACCACCTCTCGGCGCTCATGCGTGCCACGTGGACCTGGGACGACCGGGCCCTGCGCGGTCGCCTGGCCGAACTCCTCGTGGACGCCATGGCCACCGGCTACCTCAACGCCCGCGCGCAGCGCACCCTGCGGGCGGGTGCCGCCCCCGGCCCGGAGAGGTCGGTCGCCAAGCTGATGTACGGGCAGAACCTCACCTGCGCCGCCCACTTCGTCTCCGAGTGCCTCGGCCCCCGGATCATCGCCGACACCGGACAGTGGGGCACGTACGCCTGGTCCGAACTCCTGTTGGCCACCCCGGCCCTGCGCATCCTCGGTGGCACCGAGGAGATCATGAAGAACATCCTCGCGGAACGGGTCCTCGGTCTGCCGAAGGAGGCACGCGCATGA
- a CDS encoding thiolase family protein, which produces MTEAVIIGVGLHPFGRFPGKPALDMGADAVRLALADAGVNWPQIQGGYIGSYEVANPDAIVGRLGLTGVPLRGVFNGCATAGTAIALAARAIETGEHDLTIAIGLDKHPRGAFAADPSVAGIPSWYGQTGLFLTTHFFGMKINRYMHDHGISHETLARVAAKNFGNAAANEKAWRRTPLTPEEILASPVLNYPLRQYMYCGPDEGAAAIVLCRADQAHKYTQKPVRVRSTALRSRRLGAFEVQSPSFPVGEIVESPTVDASRAAYERAGIGPQDVDVAQLQDTDAGSEIIHMAENGLCKDGEQERLIAEGATGIGGRLPVNTDGGLLGNGEPIGASGLRQIHEIVLQLRGTAGTRQIPGTPRVGYTHLYGAPGVSAVTILST; this is translated from the coding sequence ATGACCGAGGCCGTGATCATCGGCGTGGGACTCCACCCCTTCGGCCGGTTCCCCGGAAAGCCCGCACTGGACATGGGCGCGGACGCGGTGCGGCTGGCACTGGCCGACGCGGGCGTGAACTGGCCGCAGATCCAGGGCGGTTACATCGGCAGCTACGAGGTCGCCAACCCGGACGCCATCGTGGGGCGGCTCGGCCTGACCGGAGTGCCGTTGCGCGGGGTGTTCAACGGTTGCGCCACCGCCGGTACGGCGATCGCGCTGGCCGCCCGCGCCATCGAGACCGGTGAGCACGACCTGACCATCGCGATCGGCCTGGACAAACACCCGCGCGGTGCGTTCGCCGCCGACCCGTCCGTGGCCGGCATCCCCTCCTGGTACGGGCAGACAGGGCTGTTCCTCACCACCCACTTCTTCGGCATGAAGATCAACCGCTATATGCACGACCACGGCATCTCACACGAGACGCTGGCCCGCGTGGCCGCGAAGAACTTCGGCAACGCGGCCGCGAACGAGAAGGCCTGGCGCCGAACTCCCCTCACACCGGAGGAGATTCTCGCCTCGCCGGTCCTCAACTACCCGCTCCGGCAGTACATGTACTGCGGCCCCGACGAGGGCGCTGCGGCGATCGTGCTGTGCCGGGCCGACCAGGCCCACAAGTACACCCAGAAGCCCGTGCGGGTCCGCTCCACCGCCCTGCGCAGCCGCCGCCTCGGCGCCTTCGAGGTGCAGAGCCCGTCCTTCCCCGTCGGTGAGATCGTCGAGAGCCCGACCGTGGACGCCTCCCGGGCCGCGTACGAACGGGCAGGCATCGGCCCGCAGGACGTGGACGTCGCCCAACTCCAGGACACCGACGCCGGGTCGGAGATCATCCACATGGCGGAGAACGGCCTGTGCAAGGACGGCGAACAGGAACGCCTCATCGCCGAGGGCGCCACCGGGATCGGCGGCCGGCTCCCGGTCAACACCGACGGCGGACTGCTCGGCAACGGCGAGCCCATCGGCGCGTCCGGCCTGCGCCAGATCCACGAGATCGTACTCCAGCTGCGCGGCACGGCCGGCACCCGCCAGATCCCCGGCACGCCCCGCGTCGGCTACACCCACCTGTACGGCGCGCCGGGCGTGTCGGCGGTGACCATCCTGTCCACCTGA
- a CDS encoding acyl-CoA dehydrogenase family protein, producing MDAEDFSAVLSEVRRFVRERVVPLEAEIDEKDEMPADIREAAKKMGLFGFALPEEYGGLGLSMYEEAQLMFELGYTTPSLRSMFGTNNGIAGHVLMVGGTEEQKAQWLPRIASGEVLASFALTEPDAGSDPSTLTTRAHLDGDTWVINGAKRYITNAPLADVFMVFARTDPDAPRTRGISTFLVPAGTPGLTVAPRDHKMGQFGAWTADVYFDDVRVPAAALVGGEEGLDRGFATAMGCIAHGRVHISALMVGMAERLVDESVGYAGTRRQSGKLIGSFQLVQGLIADAQTDYYAGRATVLEAARNFDAGTDTKIGPSCTKYFASEMVWRVADRAVQIHGGAGYMRGVAVERFYRDARLFRIYEGTSQIQQVIIAKALLGEAARG from the coding sequence ATGGACGCGGAGGACTTCAGCGCGGTGCTGTCGGAGGTCCGGCGCTTCGTCCGGGAACGCGTCGTGCCGCTGGAGGCGGAGATCGACGAGAAGGACGAGATGCCCGCGGACATCCGCGAGGCGGCCAAGAAGATGGGACTGTTCGGCTTCGCGCTGCCCGAGGAGTACGGCGGACTGGGTCTGTCGATGTACGAAGAAGCCCAGCTGATGTTCGAGCTCGGGTACACGACCCCGTCACTGCGTTCCATGTTCGGGACGAACAACGGCATCGCCGGGCATGTCCTGATGGTCGGCGGCACCGAGGAACAGAAGGCGCAGTGGCTGCCGAGGATCGCCTCCGGTGAGGTCCTCGCGTCGTTCGCGCTCACCGAGCCGGACGCCGGGTCCGACCCGTCGACGCTCACGACACGCGCCCACCTGGACGGCGACACGTGGGTGATCAACGGCGCCAAGCGGTACATCACCAACGCCCCCCTCGCCGACGTGTTCATGGTCTTCGCCCGCACCGACCCGGACGCCCCGCGCACCCGGGGCATCTCGACCTTCCTGGTCCCGGCCGGTACCCCGGGTCTGACAGTGGCTCCCCGGGACCACAAAATGGGCCAGTTCGGCGCCTGGACGGCGGACGTGTACTTCGACGACGTACGCGTCCCGGCCGCCGCCCTGGTCGGCGGCGAGGAAGGACTCGACCGCGGCTTCGCCACGGCGATGGGCTGCATCGCGCACGGCCGGGTCCATATCTCCGCGCTGATGGTCGGCATGGCCGAGCGCCTGGTCGACGAGTCGGTCGGGTACGCCGGCACCCGCAGGCAGTCCGGGAAGCTCATCGGCTCCTTCCAGCTCGTCCAGGGCCTGATCGCCGACGCCCAGACCGACTACTACGCCGGCCGCGCCACGGTCCTGGAGGCCGCGCGCAATTTCGACGCCGGCACGGACACCAAGATCGGCCCGTCCTGTACGAAGTACTTCGCCAGTGAGATGGTCTGGCGGGTCGCGGACCGCGCGGTGCAGATCCACGGCGGCGCGGGCTATATGCGCGGGGTGGCCGTCGAACGCTTCTACCGGGACGCCCGGCTGTTCCGCATCTACGAGGGCACCAGCCAGATCCAGCAGGTCATCATCGCCAAGGCGCTCCTGGGCGAGGCCGCACGCGGCTGA
- a CDS encoding SDR family oxidoreductase, with protein MSEGVVDGRVVVVTGAGNGIGRAHALALAAHGAKVVVNDLGSTRDGGGASAGPAQAVVDEIAEAGGEAVANTDDIATWDGAGRLVRQAVDTYGGLDVLVNNAGILRDRTIVSMTEQDWDGVLAVHLKGSIATLHHAAAHWRERAKAGHANDARVINTTSPSGIFGNPGQSNYGSAKAGIASLTLIAAAELARYGVTVNAIAPTALTRLTEDIEMMRRAAESEDLTPEAISPLVVWLGSAASREVTGRVFGVMGNRITVLEGWVNGPAASAETRWTPQELTSVVPNLVAKAAPNADALGNRNGA; from the coding sequence ATGTCCGAAGGAGTGGTCGACGGCCGCGTGGTGGTCGTCACCGGAGCCGGCAACGGCATCGGCCGGGCGCACGCCCTGGCGCTCGCCGCGCACGGTGCGAAGGTCGTGGTCAACGACCTGGGCAGCACGCGTGACGGTGGGGGCGCGTCGGCCGGACCCGCCCAGGCCGTGGTCGACGAGATAGCCGAGGCGGGCGGCGAGGCGGTCGCCAACACGGACGACATCGCCACCTGGGACGGCGCCGGCCGCCTCGTCCGGCAGGCCGTGGACACCTACGGCGGACTGGACGTGCTCGTCAACAACGCCGGCATCCTGCGCGACCGGACGATCGTGTCGATGACCGAGCAGGACTGGGACGGCGTGCTCGCCGTCCACCTCAAGGGCAGCATCGCCACCCTGCACCACGCGGCCGCGCACTGGCGGGAGCGCGCCAAGGCCGGGCACGCCAACGACGCGAGGGTCATCAACACGACCTCCCCGTCCGGTATTTTCGGCAACCCGGGCCAGTCCAACTACGGCTCCGCCAAGGCCGGCATCGCCAGCCTCACCCTCATCGCCGCCGCCGAGCTCGCCCGCTACGGCGTGACGGTGAACGCGATCGCGCCCACCGCGCTCACCCGGCTGACCGAGGACATCGAGATGATGCGACGGGCCGCGGAGAGCGAGGACCTGACCCCGGAGGCCATCTCACCCCTCGTGGTGTGGCTGGGCTCGGCGGCCTCGCGCGAGGTCACCGGCCGTGTGTTCGGCGTCATGGGCAACCGCATCACCGTCCTGGAGGGCTGGGTCAACGGCCCCGCCGCGAGCGCCGAGACCCGGTGGACCCCTCAGGAGCTGACCTCCGTGGTCCCGAACCTGGTGGCCAAGGCCGCTCCGAACGCCGACGCGCTCGGCAACCGGAACGGGGCGTGA
- a CDS encoding Zn-ribbon domain-containing OB-fold protein: MTSTRQPVAEGLFTWPPTPSEPPRLIGSECTACGLVSFPAAADCVRCGGQDPKERLLADRGTLWTYTTQNFRPPSPPYDGPEAFEPYAVGYIELPGELLVEARLTEADPHRLRIGQPMRLTLVPYTVRDDGTEAVTFAFTPAEERAS, encoded by the coding sequence ATGACATCGACTCGACAACCGGTCGCCGAGGGCCTGTTCACCTGGCCTCCCACCCCCTCGGAACCGCCCCGGCTCATCGGCTCCGAGTGCACGGCCTGCGGCCTGGTGAGCTTCCCGGCCGCCGCGGACTGCGTACGGTGCGGCGGCCAGGACCCGAAGGAACGGCTGCTCGCGGACCGCGGGACGCTGTGGACGTACACCACCCAGAACTTCCGCCCGCCGTCCCCGCCGTACGACGGCCCCGAGGCCTTCGAACCGTACGCGGTCGGCTACATCGAACTCCCCGGCGAGCTGCTGGTCGAGGCCCGTCTGACGGAGGCCGACCCGCACCGGCTGAGGATCGGGCAGCCCATGCGGCTGACCCTGGTGCCCTACACCGTGCGGGACGACGGCACCGAGGCCGTCACGTTCGCGTTCACCCCGGCCGAGGAGAGGGCGTCATGA
- a CDS encoding phenylacetate--CoA ligase family protein — translation MAGDRDTADRYFEPQVETMPREQLRARQEERVLELVEYAYANSVLYRELWDGHGVHPRDIRSLEDFRERVPFITKDMVRAHRARTGDPFGGLLCVPIEELTSVSSSSGTTGDPEFFAEIWQDAPPLVTAQVRDLWELGLRPGDRVLSAAGNFRNLMDPGYQALGAVVIEVDIWLGRMHEIVEAIRAYRPVYLQMMYPHMVELEHLADKVDLKEAFSSLKGASCAGQPLSRKMRDRIRDDWGIDVYEYTSAADTGTAWECREHDGFHLWEDTVFAECVEADEQGGWRDVPDGDLGELVATDLDNRAAPLIRYRSEDLVRMSRDRCGCGRTHARMWVGGRRGDETLVQGRSVVLADIWQAVEDQPETVAGVFQIVRERREVDALRLRVGYDPDITGDVDALAGRLGKAVHERTGVEPVLDLRTEEELLQTMTSVAKFPRVVKS, via the coding sequence ATGGCCGGTGACAGGGACACCGCTGACAGGTACTTCGAGCCCCAGGTGGAGACCATGCCCCGCGAGCAGCTGCGGGCACGGCAGGAGGAACGCGTCCTGGAGCTCGTCGAGTACGCCTACGCCAACTCCGTCCTCTACCGCGAGCTCTGGGACGGACACGGGGTACACCCGCGCGACATCCGGTCCCTCGAGGACTTCCGGGAGCGCGTGCCCTTCATCACCAAGGACATGGTGCGCGCACACAGGGCCCGCACGGGCGACCCCTTCGGTGGCCTGCTCTGCGTGCCCATCGAGGAGCTGACCTCGGTCTCCTCCAGCTCGGGCACCACCGGCGACCCGGAGTTCTTCGCCGAGATCTGGCAGGACGCGCCGCCGCTGGTGACCGCGCAGGTGCGGGACCTGTGGGAGCTGGGCCTTCGGCCGGGGGACCGGGTGCTGAGCGCCGCCGGCAACTTCCGCAACCTCATGGACCCCGGATACCAGGCCCTCGGCGCCGTGGTGATCGAGGTGGACATCTGGCTCGGCAGGATGCACGAAATCGTGGAGGCCATCCGCGCATACCGGCCGGTCTATCTGCAGATGATGTATCCGCACATGGTGGAGCTGGAGCACCTGGCCGACAAGGTGGACCTCAAGGAGGCCTTCTCCTCGCTCAAGGGCGCCTCGTGCGCCGGCCAGCCGCTCAGCCGGAAGATGCGCGACCGGATCCGTGACGACTGGGGCATCGACGTCTACGAGTACACCAGCGCGGCCGACACCGGCACCGCCTGGGAGTGCCGTGAGCACGACGGCTTCCACCTCTGGGAGGACACCGTCTTCGCCGAGTGCGTCGAGGCCGACGAGCAGGGCGGTTGGCGTGACGTCCCGGACGGCGACCTGGGCGAACTGGTCGCCACCGACCTCGACAACCGGGCCGCCCCGCTCATCCGCTACCGCAGCGAGGACCTCGTACGGATGTCACGGGACCGCTGCGGCTGCGGACGCACCCACGCCCGGATGTGGGTGGGCGGCCGACGGGGCGACGAGACCCTCGTCCAGGGCCGCTCCGTGGTCCTCGCGGACATCTGGCAGGCGGTGGAGGACCAGCCCGAGACGGTCGCGGGCGTGTTCCAGATCGTCCGGGAGCGGCGCGAGGTCGACGCACTGCGGCTGCGGGTCGGCTACGACCCCGACATCACCGGCGATGTGGATGCCCTGGCCGGACGACTGGGCAAGGCCGTGCACGAGCGGACCGGCGTGGAGCCCGTGCTCGATCTGCGGACCGAGGAGGAGCTGTTGCAGACCATGACCAGCGTCGCCAAGTTCCCCCGGGTGGTGAAGAGCTGA
- a CDS encoding acyl-CoA dehydrogenase family protein, producing the protein MSADESELRELRLSVREFMAAKSPEEAVRKLMESEPRFDPAVWAQAADQLRLPGLVIPEEYGGDGFGLVELGVVMEEMGRALLCAPFFATVVLAAQALLASGDSEACARHLPGIAAGRTTATLAVAEEGGSWDPALISARAVPDGNGGWRLSGRKSFVIDGTTADLILVIARTVAGPSLFAVDRTAGGVAAEALETLDATRAMARLTFDSVPATPVGPDGLGGRIMARVLDIASVGLAAEQAGGARTCLEMSADHARTRQQFGRPIGSFQAVKHKCADMLVQVELAEASAREAARLAAADAPDFPVAAAVAHACCSRAYMFATMENIQVHGGIGFTWEHPAHLYFRRAKSSQLLFGGPAIYHERLLDRLGI; encoded by the coding sequence ATGAGCGCCGACGAGAGCGAACTGAGGGAACTGCGGCTGTCCGTAAGGGAGTTCATGGCAGCCAAATCGCCGGAGGAAGCCGTCCGCAAGCTCATGGAGAGCGAGCCGCGCTTCGACCCCGCGGTGTGGGCCCAGGCCGCCGACCAGCTGCGCCTGCCCGGCCTTGTGATCCCGGAGGAGTACGGCGGCGACGGCTTCGGGCTCGTGGAACTCGGCGTCGTCATGGAGGAGATGGGGCGCGCCCTGCTGTGCGCGCCCTTCTTCGCGACCGTCGTCCTCGCCGCACAGGCCCTGCTGGCCTCGGGGGACAGTGAGGCCTGTGCCCGCCACCTCCCGGGCATCGCGGCCGGGCGGACCACCGCCACCCTCGCCGTCGCCGAGGAGGGCGGTTCCTGGGACCCCGCCCTGATCTCCGCCCGTGCCGTGCCGGACGGGAACGGAGGCTGGAGGCTGAGCGGCCGCAAGAGCTTCGTCATCGACGGTACGACGGCCGATCTGATCCTCGTCATCGCCCGCACCGTCGCCGGCCCGTCGCTGTTCGCCGTGGACCGGACGGCCGGGGGCGTGGCCGCCGAGGCGCTGGAGACCCTCGACGCGACCCGGGCGATGGCGAGGCTGACGTTCGACAGCGTGCCCGCGACCCCTGTCGGCCCCGACGGGCTGGGCGGGCGCATCATGGCCAGGGTCCTGGACATCGCCTCCGTGGGGCTGGCGGCGGAGCAGGCAGGCGGCGCGCGCACGTGCCTGGAGATGAGCGCCGACCACGCCCGCACCCGGCAGCAGTTCGGCCGGCCGATCGGCTCCTTCCAGGCGGTCAAGCACAAGTGCGCCGACATGCTCGTCCAGGTGGAACTGGCCGAGGCTTCCGCCCGCGAGGCTGCCCGGCTGGCCGCAGCGGACGCGCCGGACTTTCCCGTCGCCGCCGCCGTGGCCCACGCGTGCTGCTCACGGGCGTACATGTTCGCGACGATGGAGAACATCCAGGTCCACGGCGGCATCGGCTTCACCTGGGAGCACCCCGCCCATCTGTACTTCCGGCGTGCCAAGTCCTCGCAGCTGCTGTTCGGCGGACCCGCGATCTACCACGAGCGGCTGCTGGACCGGCTGGGGATCTGA